In Agromyces sp. 3263, a single genomic region encodes these proteins:
- a CDS encoding VOC family protein: MAELSPIQPCLWFDHQAREAMEYYVSVFPNSRIDSIEEYPDESLDEHFAGMTGRVLSGRFTLNGVEFTCLDGGPVFRFNESISFVVACADQAEIDDYWSKLSHDPESEQCGWCKDRFGLSWQVVPANMGELTRRPEQIQVMMRQKKIVIAELEDA; encoded by the coding sequence ATGGCCGAGCTCTCACCCATCCAGCCGTGCCTGTGGTTCGACCACCAGGCCCGTGAGGCGATGGAGTACTACGTCAGCGTGTTCCCGAACTCCCGCATCGACTCCATCGAGGAGTATCCCGACGAATCCCTCGACGAGCATTTCGCCGGCATGACCGGCAGGGTGCTGAGCGGACGCTTCACCCTCAACGGGGTGGAGTTCACCTGCCTCGACGGCGGACCGGTCTTCCGGTTCAACGAGTCGATCTCGTTCGTCGTGGCGTGCGCCGACCAGGCCGAGATCGACGACTACTGGTCGAAGCTGTCGCACGACCCCGAGTCGGAGCAGTGCGGCTGGTGTAAGGACCGGTTCGGCCTGAGCTGGCAGGTCGTCCCCGCGAACATGGGCGAACTGACGCGCCGGCCCGAGCAGATCCAGGTGATGATGCGGCAGAAGAAGATCGTGATCGCCGAGCTCGAGGACGCCTGA
- a CDS encoding zinc-ribbon domain-containing protein — protein MFLFIGVFPRERQLATLRFICEYCRMPAPQRVVEVGSRLWLFFIPTFTFARQYAVVCSNCGGATELTREQARHPEDWAAASRLPG, from the coding sequence ATGTTCCTGTTCATCGGGGTGTTCCCCCGCGAGCGGCAACTCGCCACGTTGCGCTTCATCTGCGAGTACTGCCGGATGCCGGCGCCGCAACGGGTCGTCGAGGTCGGCAGCCGGCTCTGGCTGTTCTTCATCCCGACCTTCACGTTCGCGCGTCAGTACGCGGTCGTCTGCTCGAACTGCGGCGGCGCCACCGAGCTCACGCGTGAGCAGGCGCGACACCCCGAGGACTGGGCCGCCGCCAGCCGGCTGCCCGGTTGA
- a CDS encoding metalloregulator ArsR/SmtB family transcription factor, which produces MQALVPVFAALGDETRWSILAALGEGDASASALAGRLPVTRQAIAKHLAVLQEVGLVEPMRVGREVRYRVIGSELTATARRLDAIGAEWDRRLAAIKEIAEGL; this is translated from the coding sequence ATGCAGGCGTTGGTCCCCGTGTTCGCCGCACTCGGCGACGAGACCCGGTGGAGCATCCTGGCGGCACTCGGCGAGGGCGACGCGTCGGCGTCGGCCCTCGCCGGGCGCCTGCCCGTCACCCGCCAGGCGATCGCGAAGCACCTCGCCGTGCTGCAGGAGGTCGGGCTGGTCGAGCCAATGCGCGTCGGTCGCGAGGTGCGCTACCGCGTGATCGGGTCGGAGCTCACCGCAACCGCGCGACGCCTCGACGCGATCGGCGCCGAGTGGGACCGCCGCCTCGCCGCGATCAAGGAGATCGCCGAGGGGCTCTGA
- a CDS encoding SRPBCC family protein → MTSNPASVVDEGQFTVRRTIRIAAPIEKVWSAVTQPEHISQWFGKAVIDGAGVGARGTLTFEGYGAVPLRIEAFDEPRLVSYRWGNDDASGVMPDDVDEHSTVFTFTLEPTADGTQLTVVETGFEATSDPAANMESHRGGWNDELDKLVALLERGA, encoded by the coding sequence ATGACCAGCAACCCGGCATCCGTCGTCGACGAGGGCCAGTTCACCGTCCGGCGCACGATTCGCATCGCCGCCCCCATCGAGAAGGTCTGGTCGGCGGTCACGCAGCCCGAGCACATCTCGCAGTGGTTCGGGAAGGCCGTCATCGACGGCGCCGGCGTCGGCGCGCGCGGAACCCTCACGTTCGAGGGCTACGGCGCGGTCCCGCTGCGCATCGAGGCCTTCGACGAGCCGCGACTCGTCTCGTACCGCTGGGGCAACGACGACGCGAGCGGCGTCATGCCCGACGACGTCGACGAGCACTCCACCGTCTTCACGTTCACCCTCGAGCCCACCGCCGACGGCACGCAGCTCACCGTGGTCGAGACCGGGTTCGAGGCCACCTCCGACCCGGCCGCGAACATGGAGAGCCACCGCGGCGGCTGGAACGACGAGCTCGACAAGCTCGTCGCCCTCCTCGAGCGCGGGGCGTGA